Part of the Lytechinus pictus isolate F3 Inbred chromosome 18, Lp3.0, whole genome shotgun sequence genome, TAGTGGAGCATTTAAGAAATTATGATTTTCCGCAGACTAGATATTCTTGAGAATTCTCCTCGCTCATACCACTTTTAACCTGAATAAACTTCCCACAGATGCATCTGGGTACTTTGGCCAACATACCTTCCTCATTACAGTTCACACATCTTTTTAGTCTGTCTGTCTGTTCTAAATTGATCTTGATATAAGGTTGATGCACCAACACGTGTGGATGGGGGGGGAGTACTTCCCAAGGATGTGAATTGAATCGCAATAAAATTCCCTGTTTTGCGTGTGGCATATACTGCATCACCGCATTGGCCGGATCATTCTCACAGGATGCGTGCCACTGCGTATTGATTAATGAGGTTCCAAATTAGATATTACGCGCTCGTTGGCACTTAAACATGACTTATTGTCAGACTTGAATCTTTGTGTAACTCCCCCTGGTGTGGCCATCCTATCCCATTGAGGCACCAATGCATGAAGTCAGAAGCAGACCttaatcatttgtaatatttttttcagtgaGATCTTTGAACTTTGGTTTGCTCCCACTCATCATTTTTAGACATTTTTAGATTTACCTTTTATCATCTTCTCTTTCCCTCTTTgtgtctctctcttttctctctctctctctgtctgtctcttccactctgtctctctttttctttttctctggttGGTCTTTCGCTACTTTCAGGTTGGTCATAATTGGTCAGATGTTGTGGACCGATGTCGGAGAGGTCATTTTCAGCCTCTTTTGCTCCTCTATGCTTACCCAGATGGTAAAGCTGTGTCGACAGCCACAGCCCCAAAGTTCACAACCATGCTCAAAGGCTATGACAAAGATGACAAGGAAAATGGTTAGTATTCTACCCTACATTTATTCTATTGCTTGTCGCACTATGGCTTATTTTGCTTGTTTTGAATGAAAGTCAAACaaagttttcaattttctgtaaatataTTTCCATTTGTATTGTTTCCAGAAGGGCCACttgtccacccaaacaaaatgGAAGATTCTCTGTTACGCAAGGTCCTCGCCGAGCCTGAAGAACGCATCCCAATCCAccactaccatggtaacagtaacAGCAGCACCATGAGTGGACAGAGTGCAAGCTCCAACGATTCCCAGAATACGTTGGTCTACAAGCCAGTAGGGACTGTCCCTGAGTTCCAGGCATCTTCAGAGACAAAGCCACCCCCAAGGGTTGACTCTGGAAGAGATGTCAGGAAAAACGAAGCCGTCTGGGAGATCAATGATGATGGATCTGTAGCCAATGCAACCAGAGCTAGTTGGATTCCGAATTCTGTCATTGAGATTGGGCATGAGGCATTGAACTACGTTCCGATGAAGAAGCCCGGTGAAGGAAGCTATGCCATATCTCAGTTTGCCTTACAAGGACATGATGATCATGTGGACAAAGGAAGTAGTTCTAAGACAATGCCTAGATCTCAGAACCAGCCTGAGAGGCCATCCTCTGCCAAGGATTCATCCTATGGTCAGCGAATCCAAGTGCCGATGTCTCCGCAGCAGAGTAAAAGACCATCTTCAGCACAGTCTAAGATTAGTAGACAGTCAGTAAGGCAGGTTTCCACTTCCGTTGTGAGTACAAGTGAATCAGCGCCACAAAGGACAGACATGGCATCCCAAAATGGAGCCAAGTATAATGCCAGGACAGGAATGATCACTGATAATAAAGAGGCTCAGTCTCCTCAACATGTGCCTCAGCCTAGCCTCACCTTCGAGCCTTTTGGTAACTTTGCAACTGAAGTCGAATGTGAACCTGTAGCCCAGGTAAATGAAAGACTGAATGTCAAACCCCTGAAGGAATTTGGTGTGAGACAAAGACCTCAAGACACTCCTACAAATCAGACAAATGTTCTAAATTCGAATCAGCAAAACCCAAAGACAAATGTCTTTAGGCAGGGATCTTGGAGTAGTGGTACCAGTGGACAATATTCTGGAGATTCTTTCCAGAGACCTTCCTCGTCTGAGAATAATCAATCTGTGCAAAGAACAAGTTCTTTATCTATCAAACCTCTTGAGAGATATCAAGCATCTCATAGTAGTAACCCTGATTTGAAATCTGATGCTAATGATTTACGAGGATCGAATTCAAATCCAAGCTATAATAGTTCTAACGGTGGACAGTTTCCCAAGTATTCAAGTGTACCAGACCTGCAACGACAGAGTCCTCAAGATGATAGAACAGGAAAACATTATTCAAGTTCAGACCTTCTTGCAGGATCAAGGTCTATGAAGCGTTCTCCTTCATTAGACCAACCTGTATCTCCAGGAGGTATACTGGATGTTGCAATTCGCAATCGTGAACCAACCGTAACACCAAATCACCAACAGACTGATGGGCGTCACATACCACTTATGAGGTCATCGTCCGTGACTCGAAATTCCGATGAGAAACAAGCTAGGGCAAAGCTCAATATACAGAATGGGTTCTTGACCCTACCTGGAAAGAAACGAGCGAATCAGTTCCGAGCGAGTAACAAGCAGAGTTTGGTGagtggtggcagcggtgggatgggGTACAATCCTGGACAGCAAAGAGATGCAATGTACCATCAACCCAATGCCGAAGTCAGGTCACAAGGTACATCGCACAACGAAGGACTCACCATGAGACAGACTCCTGAGGTGCATGTCAGCAAAGGTTTGGACATTGACTCAATCGCAAGCAGAGACTCAGGTTACAGGAGTCGAGACAGATCAAGTGCAAGTTCTGGTAGTGTCTATTCCCTAGATGGGCACTCATCTGATACTGCACCATCAAGCGGAATAGCCCCAACGTCCACTGATAAAGATTCCTCGCAGTATGGACACATACACCAAAGCTATATAAAGAGTCCTCAACCATCCACGCATCCGACTGGGAACAGAAGTAACGCCCAAAGATCAAAGACACCTACAGCGCAACTTGGTCAACACTTTGCACCTGCAGCTGACAAATTGGAATCGGGAACTCCATTACAGCTTCAGAGAACTGAGGATGTAGTCATTGACCTCATGAAAGGTGTTGAAGAACAGTTAGGCTCATCCATCAAGGCAGAAGAAGGAGGGGATTTGGCGATAGCACTCGGTCTGTGCACAGCAGCTGCCTGTAAGTTCCCACaaattcttactcattcttttaTAAAGTATCATGGTATGATGAAGTTGAAGAATTCATAgtttcttcctaaaataccttCTTCTTTAAGTGCAAAATCCAGAGTTGTTTTCAACCGTGGAGTGCTGCAATTCTCTGTCCCACATTCTATCATGTAATTCATATTATCTGTTATCAATTCCACTTTCAGAATTCCACCCTTTAACCTACTCATCCCCCAAAATCATTGTACTATATTTTATTCCCCTTGACTCTACAGTATGTAGAAAATTTCTTAGGTACTCTTCTACATAATGAAACCCACAATGCTCAGCTGTAGATCTTGCATTTCAAAGCTTTTGTCTTGTTCCTGCAAAGGCACACATCTCATGACTGGATACTGTGTCTGTCCGTTAAGTTCTTGTCAATCTCTTAAATAACCATACTTCACAACTCTCTGATCTCTTTCTAGAAATATATGACTACCAGTCTTGTTTATGTATAATTTTAGCAGCACACATGATTATTTTGCAGTTGTCAATGAACTCCTTTACTAATAGTTTTCTCATTTCATATCCCAAAACAATTCTGAATAGGTTATCAGAAATCCAGTCAACATTGAAATGTATATTAACATTAAGAAAAATGATCTTTACTGAGcttcaaagaaatacatgataaaataacatcataaccgagaccttttatttttctattcatgTATGGTATATATgtgaagtgaaaaaaaagagCTAACTCCGCTTTCTAACTATTGTATCTTTCATGTATATGTGTGATTATTTTCAGTGATGTTACTTTTTAGACTTAGGTCTGaattcagattttaaaaaacattttcagccatagaaaacacatatttcatataggacattctaaattattttaaagactttttcaGCATCCCTGCAAATTGTGTTCTTATGTATGTTCTTTTGAACATTTTGGATCACGTGTCAGCAGAAATTGAATTTCCGTGTAAATGTATACAGAGACTAAATCAACCatcttgtacatgtatctgttcaAATTTGTAGCAACACTGAAGATTGCGTTGCGTTTGGATGGCTTGAATGAGCAGACCAAACTCTTCCTTCAGACCAAGTACAACACGACAGTGCTGAAATCTCGAGGGTTACATCGTAGGTTGACCTTGTTAAGGAGATCACAGGAGGATAAGAATACTGTCAATACTCCACCTCCACCCCCACAGCCTGACTATCCAAGGTAGGATAAATTAATTGTTACTGGCAGTACCACCTATTTATATAGTGTAAATATCCATCTTGTTGGGTGCTAAAGGCGCTCCTGTATTACCCCTTGCTTAAGGTAGGCTACCaattttttataatcatattttttggAGGAATTTCTTTCTGCAGGTACCTGTTTTcttcacctgggtcaagtgcagttCGGTGTTGATGAATAATGAcctaatttttttatgattttaacagAGCCCAACCTATGCAGAGAAGAGACAGCAGGGAAGACATGCGGCGGCAAGAGCAGGAATCCATGAAACAGATAGAACTGTTGAAGAAGCGAGTGGAAGACCTATCACAAGTTCAGGATACCAGCAGACTGTATGGCCAGAAGAGTTCTACTGAACAGACGGATTCTTTAAGGAATGGCTATCAACCTCAGCAGTATCGGAGTGTTCCCTCCTCACCTTCCCTGCAACGGAATAGACCCAGTGGTAACCAGAACATGCAGTATGGATCAGCTACTAGTACGGCATCAGGTTCTTCTGTGGGACATGGTCATGGTCGGATCAACCAGGACCCTTCTAGTGGACAGGGTCGGGTACCTCAGGGACATGGTGCCTCACAGGGATCCTCAGTAGGTTCATCAGGGCACCACGTAGCATCCGCTTCACCTTCTATCCACAAAGACTGGGCACAATCCCAGATTGGCTATCCATCAGGTTATGCCACTGTGGGACGAAGTGCCACACCCCTGGGTTTTTCGTCGACAATGCGGCAAGCGGAGACCGGTGGTACGCGGTACCGGTCACAGACACCCACTCCCTACCTTGGCTCTGCAAAACCCTCAACCGGCTATTCGGAACATCACTTGAATACCGCAGGAAATCGTAATAACAATGCCATTAACCAACAGACTGGGAGAGGCTTCCAGAACACACCAAGTGAGGTGCAACCAAGGATCTACAACCAAGATTGGGTCAGGAGAGAGCAGCCGAGGCCTGGTAAGGATTTGATCTGCCCTTGAATTCAGCATAAACCAAAATAAAGCTATAAATGTCCATTTCATGAAGTACACATTTTAATATTAACACATTCATGTTGCTAGTTTCCATTTCATGTTTTTGCAGgggaaaatgtattgtcaattTTATCAACCTttagagcatttcatgaaaatgtttgtCTGTGGTATTAACTGGGAATCATTTGATATGTGTTCCTGAAAATTTTTGCTTGTGATTTGTCAAGAGCACAACCATGAAAATACTGGCTAGATACTGCATGAAACCTTTTCCTGGTTGCAAAACTTCTTTCAgaagtatgtaaaaaaaaagaagctttttattctttgctCTGTCAgaaatttcttttcttctttacctTTCTAGAAAATAGATAGTTGTTAAAAAGGAAACCAGTCAAATCATAAAATTTTGACTTAAGAACCTGAAAATATGTTGGTTTTAAAAGGAAATGGTATTAGAAATTATTGATTATGACAATGATAGGAAATAATGGGTAATATTCTAATGTTCTAACTTCCATTtaactttattcatttataccATCATGCTAACTTCATTGTGGATTCAGATTCCAGGTAAATTGTGGCACACATTGCATGTATGAATATATCACATGGTCTAATAACAATTTGTAGAATTTGCACTCTAATCACACTTTGTCTAATTCCACATTGTCTAAATCCAAGTTTGTCTtattaccatttggtctaatccaaCTGTGTCTAATTTCCATTCGGTCCAATCCCACTGTGTCTTATTCCCAATTGAGTAATCTCACTACTACATTGTAGTATGTCTTATCTCCATTTGATTAATCCCACTGAGTCTAATTCCCATTTGATTAATCCCACTGTGCCTAattcccatttggtctaatcccacTGTGCCTAattcccatttggtctaatcccacTGTGTCTAATTCCCATTAGGTCTAATCCCACTGTGCCTAGTTCCCATTTGATTAATCCCACTGTGTCTAATTCCCATTTGATTAATCCCACTGTGTCTAATTCCCATTTGATTAATCCCACTGTGCCTAAATCCCATTTGATTAATCCCAGTGTGTCTAATTCCCATTTGATTAATCCCACTGAGTCTAATTCCCATTTGATTAATCCCACTGAGTCTAATTCCCATTTGATTAATCCCACTGAGTCTAATTCCCATTTGATTAATCCCACTGTGTCTAATTCCCATTTGATTAATCCCACTGTGTCTAATTCCTATTTAATTAATCACACTGTGTCTAATTCCCATATGATTAATCCCACTGTGTCTAATTCCTATTTAATTAATCACACTGTGTCTAATTCCCATATGATTAATCACACTGTGTCTGATTCCCATTTGAGTAATCCCAATGTGTCcaatttccatttggtctaatcccacTGTCTAATTCCTATTCTGTCTAGTTTGCTTATTCCTATTTGGCCCAATCCCAATTTGTCAAATTCCCACGTGgtctattattttgtttaattcctATTTGGTCCAATTACTTTTCTTCTATAATTCCCACCTGGTATAATCCTACTTTGTCTAATTCCCATTTGTAACAagaaaatcattcattattgaaCTCTTTCTCAGTAATTTTAAGTGTAATAGGtgcatgaaatctgcataaacatgatttcagGCCACATATGTGAATTTAAACCAGTGACACcaagtccaattagaccaaggAGAAAAATCATACCAAATTGATAGTTGATTAAACATGTTAGCCATTGGTGCATGATATGACCTGGGAAGCAGACAAACTGTTATTAGACAAAGTGGCTCTAACCCATTGCTTGTACATTGCATGATACAACTGCATGCATtccttaaagtgattggttaacattggtttgactttaaaaaaatctgagctagaaggtcacacttgtcacctgtgtctgtgatatgttacaaaaatgaagcccagaaaaaattgcgttcgaaaataattatttagtgcttcaaaaattgaaatataaagtgaccgaaaacaccatcttaatttcatcccatacacttatgtgtactatttaggcgtctataagacgcctatttacaaaatcagggtttggcttgtagttttagcttttcattctcaataatggttgttttcagggtttatttaatacatgcacttgtacacatgtttcatcttggtttgagaatttttttaattggctgctcacaaaaacgtaaaaatgaccaaaggattgtgattttttgcatggtcagccccccacttttggctcagcccccccactttgaaaaccgttccgcggcccctgctaagGTGTTGGTGCTGATAACTGGTGTTAAATCTGGTGTTGTGTTTTGATACCAAATATATTTTGGTAGCACTACATACTTTTCCTGGagatttatttaataattttgataatggaATAGTATGTGTGATCATGGAATAACTTTGACTCCAACTATGCAATCTGGCACTATTACTAGAATCCATCGTATTAGAATTAGACCTTTGACCTACAACAAtgaatttgacctttgacctaaaaaaTGACCTTTTATTCCAATATACATAATCTGCAGGCACAGTGATAGTATCAGCTCTGAAGCATTGTAACTTTTTGGATATCCTAAGCTGGGGCCTGGGGGCTtccaaagaagaaaatgaaaattctttTGATAGGGTATACAATGAGCCGAGGGTGTCGCTATTTCAGtgcataaagttttttttttaaggcatACTTGAAGCACCTGTTATAAATTACCATGAATTACCACTAAAACCTAATTGGTTCATAGAAAGTCCATGATgtccaatacatgtacatgtataaatttcaGTAtccaatgaataaaataaataaaaaaaaaacatcctggGGCCCATTGCATAAAGAGTTTCCCATAGTTGTAAACGCTTTTATGAAACATTCCACGGTTTTTGCCGAAACTCTCTTTATTAATATCATAGCACTGGTGTCTGTGTATCATCACTTCAGTTGGTGGGTGcttcataaagttgtttgtaagttacgagcgactttaagaatgatttgTGATCCTAAGGAACTAAATTGTCACCAATGGACATTTATACCATTTGAATTGTGGaggcgtcatggtctagtggttatgactcttgtctttcaatatgaaggacatgggttcgattccaaaccatggcgtgttttccttcagcaagaaatttacccacatcgtgctgcactcaacccgggtgaggtaaatgggtaccggcaggaagtacatgtaattcctcaaaaagctgtgagcaccagaATCGGTGGACTACAtgtagcttagccggggtaatataggagcgcattgagcacctagcaaggtggatacgtgtaCTATTTATACAAATCCTGTattatttattgttatattcattatcaaaaaaaggattaccagtcattcgtaaagtcattcataacttttttacaaAAGGctatatgaaacacccaccaggttgaAAGTGCATACTAACCCCTCTCCAACTTCTCCAAACGTCATTCTAACAGGCACTCTTTGTTTTTCTATGTTTTCTTTCATCCTCACCCTGTTCATACTAACAGAAACCACAGGATTGGCAAAACCTATGATGTCTGTAAGTATTGTTGTGTGAACTAGACATTTCCCTATCCTGTGTATATAGTTTAAGCAGCTCTTCTAATAGCCAAGTACAAGTTCCTCCTCCCCTTCtattctttccctttcccttgcccccttctcccttttcttttgtaatatcaaagataataaaaccttcttttatttgatgtaaaattaacaaaattcaaaacaagacaaaataaatgtACACAAAACTAtcctttttaatatattttattttgaggaaaaaataggcatttttttATCTGATGTAAAACAA contains:
- the LOC129281641 gene encoding uncharacterized protein LOC129281641 isoform X2; protein product: MASWIKDQITRSGVKTRTQPSRNIFKPGNTTSVIFSKGLLNAPGDNNCFLNSAVQVLWHLDVFRRSFREMSGHACMGKACIFCALKTLFTQLRHSEETVLPPDALRTALASAFKDQLRFQLGCMDDAAECFENILVRIHIHLAHNIKEDLCDAKHCIPHRKFAMTLIEHSVCKCGATSEPFPFTQMVHYVSSTALCAEANKMRQDRRWPNTDHFGVLLRKAGAIGDVRDCPSSCGLKIHIRRILMNCPDVVSIGLIWDSDKPDVEHISDVICNLGTTIQLRELFDDTVDDRAKANSLFLVGIVTYYGRHYTTFFYNTNLRYWVYFDDAVVKQVGHNWSDVVDRCRRGHFQPLLLLYAYPDGKAVSTATAPKFTTMLKGYDKDDKENEGPLVHPNKMEDSLLRKVLAEPEERIPIHHYHGNSNSSTMSGQSASSNDSQNTLVYKPVGTVPEFQASSETKPPPRVDSGRDVRKNEAVWEINDDGSVANATRASWIPNSVIEIGHEALNYVPMKKPGEGSYAISQFALQGHDDHVDKGSSSKTMPRSQNQPERPSSAKDSSYGQRIQVPMSPQQSKRPSSAQSKISRQSVRQVSTSVVSTSESAPQRTDMASQNGAKYNARTGMITDNKEAQSPQHVPQPSLTFEPFGNFATEVECEPVAQVNERLNVKPLKEFGVRQRPQDTPTNQTNVLNSNQQNPKTNVFRQGSWSSGTSGQYSGDSFQRPSSSENNQSVQRTSSLSIKPLERYQASHSSNPDLKSDANDLRGSNSNPSYNSSNGGQFPKYSSVPDLQRQSPQDDRTGKHYSSSDLLAGSRSMKRSPSLDQPVSPGGILDVAIRNREPTVTPNHQQTDGRHIPLMRSSSVTRNSDEKQARAKLNIQNGFLTLPGKKRANQFRASNKQSLVSGGSGGMGYNPGQQRDAMYHQPNAEVRSQGTSHNEGLTMRQTPEVHVSKGLDIDSIASRDSGYRSRDRSSASSGSVYSLDGHSSDTAPSSGIAPTSTDKDSSQYGHIHQSYIKSPQPSTHPTGNRSNAQRSKTPTAQLGQHFAPAADKLESGTPLQLQRTEDVVIDLMKGVEEQLGSSIKAEEGGDLAIALGLCTAAASTLKIALRLDGLNEQTKLFLQTKYNTTVLKSRGLHRRLTLLRRSQEDKNTVNTPPPPPQPDYPRAQPMQRRDSREDMRRQEQESMKQIELLKKRVEDLSQVQDTSRLYGQKSSTEQTDSLRNGYQPQQYRSVPSSPSLQRNRPSGNQNMQYGSATSTASGSSVGHGHGRINQDPSSGQGRVPQGHGASQGSSVGSSGHHVASASPSIHKDWAQSQIGYPSGYATVGRSATPLGFSSTMRQAETGGTRYRSQTPTPYLGSAKPSTGYSEHHLNTAGNRNNNAINQQTGRGFQNTPSEVQPRIYNQDWVRREQPRPGYHDVHQV
- the LOC129281641 gene encoding uncharacterized protein LOC129281641 isoform X1 codes for the protein MASWIKDQITRSGVKTRTQPSRNIFKPGNTTSVIFSKGLLNAPGDNNCFLNSAVQVLWHLDVFRRSFREMSGHACMGKACIFCALKTLFTQLRHSEETVLPPDALRTALASAFKDQLRFQLGCMDDAAECFENILVRIHIHLAHNIKEDLCDAKHCIPHRKFAMTLIEHSVCKCGATSEPFPFTQMVHYVSSTALCAEANKMRQDRRWPNTDHFGVLLRKAGAIGDVRDCPSSCGLKIHIRRILMNCPDVVSIGLIWDSDKPDVEHISDVICNLGTTIQLRELFDDTVDDRAKANSLFLVGIVTYYGRHYTTFFYNTNLRYWVYFDDAVVKQVGHNWSDVVDRCRRGHFQPLLLLYAYPDGKAVSTATAPKFTTMLKGYDKDDKENEGPLVHPNKMEDSLLRKVLAEPEERIPIHHYHGNSNSSTMSGQSASSNDSQNTLVYKPVGTVPEFQASSETKPPPRVDSGRDVRKNEAVWEINDDGSVANATRASWIPNSVIEIGHEALNYVPMKKPGEGSYAISQFALQGHDDHVDKGSSSKTMPRSQNQPERPSSAKDSSYGQRIQVPMSPQQSKRPSSAQSKISRQSVRQVSTSVVSTSESAPQRTDMASQNGAKYNARTGMITDNKEAQSPQHVPQPSLTFEPFGNFATEVECEPVAQVNERLNVKPLKEFGVRQRPQDTPTNQTNVLNSNQQNPKTNVFRQGSWSSGTSGQYSGDSFQRPSSSENNQSVQRTSSLSIKPLERYQASHSSNPDLKSDANDLRGSNSNPSYNSSNGGQFPKYSSVPDLQRQSPQDDRTGKHYSSSDLLAGSRSMKRSPSLDQPVSPGGILDVAIRNREPTVTPNHQQTDGRHIPLMRSSSVTRNSDEKQARAKLNIQNGFLTLPGKKRANQFRASNKQSLVSGGSGGMGYNPGQQRDAMYHQPNAEVRSQGTSHNEGLTMRQTPEVHVSKGLDIDSIASRDSGYRSRDRSSASSGSVYSLDGHSSDTAPSSGIAPTSTDKDSSQYGHIHQSYIKSPQPSTHPTGNRSNAQRSKTPTAQLGQHFAPAADKLESGTPLQLQRTEDVVIDLMKGVEEQLGSSIKAEEGGDLAIALGLCTAAASTLKIALRLDGLNEQTKLFLQTKYNTTVLKSRGLHRRLTLLRRSQEDKNTVNTPPPPPQPDYPRAQPMQRRDSREDMRRQEQESMKQIELLKKRVEDLSQVQDTSRLYGQKSSTEQTDSLRNGYQPQQYRSVPSSPSLQRNRPSGNQNMQYGSATSTASGSSVGHGHGRINQDPSSGQGRVPQGHGASQGSSVGSSGHHVASASPSIHKDWAQSQIGYPSGYATVGRSATPLGFSSTMRQAETGGTRYRSQTPTPYLGSAKPSTGYSEHHLNTAGNRNNNAINQQTGRGFQNTPSEVQPRIYNQDWVRREQPRPETTGLAKPMMSDTTTFIKYNSAIPQQGSMSGASAYHKHRMGDNLIDLS